In Niallia sp. FSL W8-0635, one genomic interval encodes:
- the argS gene encoding arginine--tRNA ligase, which yields MNIQSEIATVLEANLDLPKETIEQLLEKPKYAHLGDLAFPCFTLAKSMRKAPQLIAAEIAEKIESPLIDHVEVVSGYINIFFHQPLVAAKVMEEILDQNEHYGDFPQDKGVMTIDLSSPNIAKPFSMGHLRSTVIGNALGLIAEKNGYTPIRINHLGDWGTQFGKLIVAYKRWGKEEEVRKNPIKELLKLYVLFHEKAEEDPLLNEEGRKWFNYLEQGNEEATELWKWFRKESLEEFNKIYQLLGISFDSNNGEAFFNDKMEAVVDLLKEKKLLVESQGAQVVELEDFPPCLIKKSDGATLYATRDLAAAIYRQENYRFVKSLYVVGNEQMLHFKQLFQVLEKMGYDWAKGMAHIPFGMMLKDGKKMSTRKGKVVLLEEVLQAAIELAEKNIEEKNPLLEMKEEVAKQVGTGAIIFHDLKHYRLTDIEFSLEDMLKFEGETGPYIQYTHARACSLLRKGRFSHPATIADLQWDDVSFPIVKILMDFPISVEKAIEHYDPSEIAKYVIDLAKAFNKYYANVQILEENDEKEARLSLVYAVTLVLKEGLRLLGISAPEAM from the coding sequence ATGAACATCCAATCTGAAATAGCAACTGTATTAGAAGCAAACTTGGATTTACCAAAGGAAACGATTGAACAGCTGTTAGAAAAACCGAAATATGCGCATTTGGGAGATTTGGCTTTTCCATGCTTTACACTCGCGAAATCAATGCGGAAAGCACCACAGCTTATTGCTGCGGAGATTGCGGAAAAAATAGAGTCCCCACTTATTGATCATGTGGAAGTAGTAAGTGGCTATATCAATATTTTCTTCCATCAGCCATTAGTTGCCGCTAAAGTAATGGAGGAAATTCTTGATCAAAATGAGCATTATGGAGATTTTCCACAAGATAAAGGGGTAATGACAATTGATTTGTCTTCTCCTAATATTGCAAAGCCTTTTTCAATGGGGCATTTACGTTCGACAGTTATTGGGAATGCACTTGGCCTTATTGCGGAGAAAAATGGCTATACCCCCATTCGCATTAATCATCTTGGGGATTGGGGGACACAGTTTGGTAAATTAATTGTTGCCTATAAACGGTGGGGAAAAGAAGAGGAAGTTAGAAAAAATCCTATCAAAGAATTATTAAAGCTATATGTCCTATTCCATGAGAAAGCAGAAGAAGATCCACTCTTAAATGAGGAAGGGAGAAAATGGTTTAATTATCTGGAACAGGGAAATGAAGAAGCTACTGAACTTTGGAAATGGTTTCGAAAGGAATCTTTAGAAGAGTTTAATAAAATCTACCAGCTCTTAGGAATTTCATTTGATTCAAATAATGGCGAAGCGTTTTTCAATGATAAAATGGAAGCAGTTGTTGACTTATTAAAGGAGAAAAAGCTTTTAGTAGAATCACAAGGAGCACAGGTGGTAGAGCTTGAAGACTTCCCACCATGCTTAATCAAAAAAAGCGACGGAGCAACGCTATATGCTACACGGGATTTAGCCGCTGCAATCTATCGTCAGGAAAACTACCGTTTTGTTAAAAGCTTATATGTGGTAGGCAATGAACAAATGCTTCATTTTAAACAGCTCTTTCAAGTATTGGAAAAAATGGGCTATGATTGGGCGAAAGGAATGGCGCATATTCCATTTGGCATGATGCTGAAAGACGGCAAGAAGATGTCTACAAGAAAAGGAAAAGTTGTTTTATTAGAAGAGGTACTTCAAGCAGCAATCGAATTGGCAGAGAAAAATATCGAAGAAAAAAATCCCTTACTTGAAATGAAAGAAGAAGTAGCAAAGCAAGTAGGAACTGGGGCAATCATTTTTCATGATTTAAAGCACTATCGTTTAACGGACATAGAATTTTCCTTAGAGGATATGCTTAAGTTTGAAGGAGAAACAGGGCCCTATATCCAATATACACATGCAAGAGCTTGCTCCCTATTACGGAAAGGACGATTTTCCCATCCAGCTACCATTGCTGACTTGCAGTGGGATGATGTCAGTTTTCCAATTGTGAAGATATTAATGGACTTTCCGATAAGTGTGGAAAAGGCCATCGAGCATTATGATCCTTCTGAAATCGCCAAGTATGTTATCGACTTAGCGAAAGCATTTAATAAATATTACGCCAATGTTCAAATCTTAGAAGAGAATGACGAGAAAGAAGCGAGACTTTCATTGGTATATGCTGTTACCCTTGTCTTAAAAGAAGGATTAAGATTGCTAGGCATTTCTGCTCCTGAAGCAATGTAG